A genomic region of Trifolium pratense cultivar HEN17-A07 linkage group LG3, ARS_RC_1.1, whole genome shotgun sequence contains the following coding sequences:
- the LOC123915833 gene encoding uncharacterized protein LOC123915833 — translation MALEWVVLGYAAAAEAIMVLLLTIPGLDALRKGLVAVTKNLLKPFLSVVPFCLFLLMDIYWKYETRPSCEGDSCTPTEHLRHQKSIMKSQRNALLIASALLFYWLLYSVTNLVVKIDHLNQRLERLKRTE, via the coding sequence ATGGCGTTGGAATGGGTAGTGCTAGGTTACGCCGCAGCAGCAGAAGCAATAATGGTCCTTCTTCTCACAATCCCTGGCCTCGACGCTCTCCGTAAGGGACTCGTCGCTGTTACCAAGAATCTTCTCAAACCATTTCTATCTGTTGTTCCGTTTTGTCTCTTTCTTCTCATGGACATTTACTGGAAATACGAAACTCGACCTAGCTGTGAAGGTGATTCATGCACTCCTACGGAACATCTTCGTCACCAGAAATCAATCATGAAGAGTCAGCGTAACGCGCTTCTCATCGCTTCTGCGCTTCTTTTTTACTGGCTTCTTTATTCCGTTACAAATCTCGTTGTTAAGATCGATCATCTGAATCAGCGTCTTGAACGTCTCAAGAGGACTGAATGA